GATGCTAAAGGTACACCGCATGAAGAACCCAGTGCCTATAATCCACGTCGGGAGGAACTCAATCAGTACATCTTGGGCTATAGCACTCCTGTGCTTTCTCCGACAGGTGGAATGAAAATATCGGCCTTAGATTTGGCTAAATACATGATGATGCATATGAATTACGGCCATAGTCAGGGAAAAAACATCATCCCTAAAAAGTATGCGAAGATTATGCAGACCGCTGTAAATAAAGAATCGGGTTATGGATTAGCTTTGATGAATAATTCTAAAATTATACCGGGGATTACTTTGACAGGCCATACGGGATCGGCTTACGGGCTTTATAGCGCACTATTTTTCAACCCTGCAAAGAAATATGGCTTTATTGTTATTACAAACGGCTGCAATATTCCCGACAGCGATGATTTCAACCCTTTGCTTAAAGACTGCATTGGCGCCCTGTACGATGCTTACATTGAATAGACAACGGCTTTCATCAAATAGGTAACAGTTTAATAAATAAACAAAAGCCAAACCCATCAAATCGAACCTTGTCCCTGAGGTTTACGGCAAAGCCTGAGGCCTTCGGATCAACTAGACAATAACAAAATAAAAAAGCTGCATATTTTGCAGCTTTTTTATTTTGTTATTTTTACTATTTCTTGTTTTCCACCCAGTTTACAATGGCCGGGTCCAGTGGATTCGTCGCGGAACGGAAACGATGGACAAGTTTGCCGTTCTCATCAATCAAAAACTTTTCAAAGTTCCATTTGATATCACCTTTAAAATCTGGGTTCTCCTGAGCGGTCAAATACTTAAACAAGGGTGAAATTTGATCTCCTTTTACATCGACCTTTTCGGCCATTAGAAAATCAACACCATAATTTTGTTCACAAAACTCTTGAATCTGCGCATTTGAACCAGGTTCCTGTTGTCCAAAATTATTTGCCGGAAAGCCAATAATGACGAGCTTATCACCAAAGGTTTTATGCAATTCCTCCAGATCTTTGTACTGTTTTGTAAAACCACATTTCGAGGCTGTATTCACGATCAATATTTTCTTTCCCTTGAAATCGGACATTTTCACTTCTTGCCCTTCAAGTGTCGTAAACTTAAAATCATAAAAGCTGGGATTGCCAAATAACATTGACATATACACCATAATAGTTGCAATAATCATATTTAATTAGTTTAAAGACTTAACAATGAATTACTTTCTCTTTCCAATACCGCATCAAAAAGCTCGTTGATAGGAGATTTTAAAATGGTCCCTACCTGTATCTGATGTGCTTCACAGACTTCCCGCAAAATTAAATCAAAACTATACGCAATAGACCCCACAAAGTGACATGCATATTTATTATAGTCGGGATAGGTCAAAATTGAAGCTTGAACAAATTCCTCAAATCCACTCTTTACCAGATCAATAATAAAAGGATGGGTAATATTATCGGACATGAACGGCGCAAAAGATGCTAAGAAAGCATTTGGACGTTCTTTTTGATAAACATTTTTGATGACAATCTCTTTATTGATTCTGTATTTGTTCGCAAATTTTTCGTTCAGATCTTTCGGCATACGGCCATATAAGAAAAGTCTGACGAGATTTTTTCCAAAATATGCCCCTGAGCCCTCATCACCTAATACATAGCCATTTCCATTATGCGAGGGCATTAGCTCCTCCCCGTCAAAAAAACTCAAATCAGACCCCGTTCCTAATGTCGCTACATACCCTTTTTTATTACCACAGGTCGCTAAGGCACTACCAAAAAGATCGTTCTCAACAGAAATGTAAGCGTTTTCGAACAAGGGTGTCAATGCATTTGAAACCATTTCCCGACGATCGGGCGTAATGCATCCCGCACCAAAAAAATACAACTCGGTAACTTCATCGGCATAGGGAATAATTTCGGGTATCTCCTTAATAACGCGTGTGATTTCCTTTTCATTCACAAAAAAAGGATTGAGTCCATTTGTACTGAATGAGATAGGTGCACTATCTGGCAACTCCAACTTCCAGTCCGACTTTGAAGAGCCGCTATCAACAACTAAAATCATACAAATTCTTGATTATTTTCCCCCTATAAACTACTGTATCAAACTTAGCAAAAATTCTGATAAAAAACAGATTTTTTGCTTCATCTCCCTAGACCAATTAAAACGGGCATTTCATCCAAATCAGCAATTTTGCCATCGATTTATGCCTCATTTCTTAAATAAATTTATGTATATTGGAGGATACTATCAGCTTGTTCCTGTCATCGTTCTTTTTCTACTAAAAGAACGATGACAGGAACAAGCTGATTCATAATTGTAGAACCAACAATCTATTTTTTTGTTTGGTTAAGCGTACGATACTTTTAATTTTGTAAGCTCATATTAAAATCATCTTTCATGGACAGTGACCATTTCAATATACCCGAAATACATTTTGAGGTATCATTTTCAGAAGTACAAGCTCATTATATTGAAGTAAAAATGAGCATCGCAAAGCTCAACCAGCCTTATGTCGATCTAAAAATGCCGGTCTGGTCCCCTGGATCTTATTTAATTCGTGAATATGCTAAAAACGTAGAACGATTCCGATCATTTGACAAAACAGGCAATACAGTTGCCCACCAGAAAATTTCAAAGAACACCTGGCGGATACCCACAGAATCTTTGGATCAAATCGAAGTAATATACGCTGTATACGGTTTTGAAGTTTCTGTGCGTACCAACTTTTTTGATAGTGACCATGCATTTATCGTCCCTACGGCAACTTTCTTTCATATCGATGGTCGTATAGACAATCCTTCGACAGTCAGCATTGCACTAAAAGATTCTTGGGCAAGTATATCAACTGGGCTCGAACAAATTGAAGAACATAAGTTTTATGCACCAAATTTTGACGTATTATACGATACGCCCATCGAAGCCGGTAACCAGGATGTCTGGAAATTTCAAGCGGCCGGTGTCGAGCATGAATGCGCCATGGTCGGAGGTGGAAGTTATGATAAAGAACGCCTGACGAAAGATATCACACGTATCGTCGAAGAAGAAACCCGCATCTGGGGTTCGAACCCCAATGAGCGATACGTCATTATTACCCACAATTACCAAGCTGGAGGTGGAGGCCTAGAACATCTCAATTCAACAGTATTGGGAGCGTCGAGGAATGCGTATTTAAATGAGACAAGCTACAAAAACTATTTGAGTCTCGTTGCACATGAATATTTTCACCTGTGGAATGTCAAGCGCTTACGTCCAAAAGCTTTAGGACCGTTTAATTACGATGGCGAGAACTATACCACAGGCCTCTGGATCATGGAAGGATTCACTTCGTATTATGATAATTTAATTATTAAACGCTGTGGATTTTATGATGAAAAAGAGTACCTCGCTTTGCTAGCTAACGATTTCAATATTGTATTGAACCGGCCGGGGCATGCGATACAGTCTGCCGCAGCCTCAAGTTTCGATACCTGGATTAAATATTATAGGCCTGATGAAAATTCGATGAATTCAGGAATTTCCTATTACAACAAGGGGGCAATGCTGACAGCATTGTTGGATATTAAAATTATCGCTGCTACAGAAGGTAGACTAAAATTGGATGATGTTATCCGTGAGGCTTATGAGGAGTTCTACCTAAAACTTGATCGCGGATTTGAAGAAAATGAATTGAGAAGCCTTGCTGAACGCATCGCAGGCACATCATTGGACGACATTTTCAATGCTGCCCATCAGGACGGAGAACTGGATTATAACGATTATTTTAATCTCGTTGGTTATGAAATTGTGGATACCAATATTGATAACAACACATTGACACTCGGCATTACGACCAACAAAGTGGACGGGTTAATTTCGGTAGCAACAGTGGAAAAAGGCTCTGGTGCGTATGACTCCGGATTGAATGTAAAAGACGAACTGATTGCAATTAATAATAACAGGCTCGACGTGAAAGACAAGGAAATTGATTTCATTGTTCAACATGCCAAAGAGGGTGAAACATTAAACTTCCTGGTGGCACGAGATGGTTTAGTGCGTGAAATCCCTGTTCAGATCAGAAAGAGCAATAAAAAGATATACGAAATCCGTCCGCTCAAAGAACAAACCTTTCTACAGGAATTGCTGGGTAAAATCTGGATGGCTTAACACGGAAGTAGTAGCATTAAAAAAGAAAAGCGGAGATCCCGCTTTTCTTTTTTAAAATTTATATCTTACTGAAAAACCGATCGGATCAAACAATTTGATACTGGATTCGTTTAGGAAATCGAAATAAGGTTTTACATCCAATGAGATTTGAAACGGAGCCTGCGGAATATTATATTCAATACCGACGATACCGTCAATACTCAGGTTAAGCTGTGAGTCAAATGAATGGCGCTGACCATCGATAATTTTGTCTTTCTCTTTATAAGAGCCTACGCTACCACCGAAACCATAATACCAATTGAATCCTCCAGTTAATGGTTTATAGATTTCATATAAGCCAACAACGCGGAAACGACGGAAGTCAGAATTGCTCTGAATGCTCATAATACCTTCCAATGCGTGGTCCGGGTTAAGCGTATGACGATACGTAATTCCCTGAGCAGACCCAAATCGTCCACCAATAGCACCCCTATTGTCCAACTGAGCCATAGCTCGATTGGATAATGCTCCAAACATCAGCATTCCACCGACAGCCAAAAATATTTTTTTCATAAAAATCGTACGCTTTTTTTTGCTTTACATTTTCCCAAACATAGATAAATTGCTTTTTATATGCAATATAATTGCAGTGCACATAAAACTATTTACCGGAACTTCCCCTACGAAGGACCTTTTCTATAGGGTAAATATCCATTACAGCTATAACGAAACAATGTTTAATTTGTTATGACAATAATCCCAAATTATCCAACTTTATTTCTGTATATTTAGGTCAATACAGCATGTAGTAGTAACCAAATAAATTCAAGTGATATGGGCAGAATTTTTGACTTTATAACCTTATATAAAGAAAAATACGCAAAGGACATCATGGTGGCAGGGCGAGATGGAAGTGGCCAGTGGAGGACGTATTCGACCAAAGAGTACACCGACGCGATTGACACCTTAAGCAGGGCGTTACTGAAACTAGGTCTCAAAAAAGGTGATCGGGTCGGAATCATGTCCGGCAACCGCCCCGAATGGAATTTAGTTGATTTTGCCTGCAATCAAATCGGTCTCGCAACTGTTCCCCTCTATCCCACTTTATCCGCACAGGACCTTTCGTTTATCGTCAATGACTCGGATGTCAATGTACTCTTTGTCAGCAATAGCGAATTGACAAACCGTATTGAACAAGCGATCAGGGAGCACGGTATACACCCACAACTGTATACATTTGATGCCATTGAAGATTATACCCAGCTAAAAACATTCATCGAAACAGCAAAAGATGACTCAACTGATCTAGCTCCGCTTCGTGATGCAGTCACAGAAGACGATCTGTTAACTTTAATCTACACCTCGGGTACAACAGGACGTCCCAAAGGCGTCTATCTCTCGCACAAAAACGTGTATAGCAACGTCTTGGCCTGCAACCACCTGATCCGGTCAGATTTCAAAACAGCACTAAGCTTTCTTCCTTTATGCCATATTTTTGAACGCATGGTGGTGTATATGTACTATTCGAAAGGAATCCAGATCTATTTTTCGGAAACCTTAGACAATGTTGTCGCCGACATCAACGATGTCAAACCCGATGTGTTTACCACCGTACCCCGAGTCCTGGAAAAAGTATACGATAAGATTATTGAAAAAGGGAAAGCCTTAATGGGATTAAAAAAGAAAATTTTCTTCTGGGCTGTTGATCTAGGGTTAAAATTTCAGGAACCTGAACATAATGGCCCTTTTTACAATATCAAACTTGCGATCGCTAGAAAACTCATATTTTCCAAATGGCAAGAAGCTCTTGGCGGAAATATTAAAATTATCGTGTCAGGTGGTGCAGCTCTTCAAGAGCGACTCGCACGTGTATTCTGGGCTGCTGGACTTAAAGTACTTGAGGGATATGGGCTGACTGAAACATCTCCTGTTATTGCCGTAAACTCCTATCTACCGCATGGATTGAAATTTGGGACGGTGGGCAAACCACTGAAAAATTTGGAAGTTAAAATTGCTTCAGATGGTGAAATCCTTGTGAAAGGTCCCAGCATCACGACAGGTTATTATAAAAATGAAGAAGCCACGAAAGAAGCTTTTGACGATCATGGTTTTTTCAAGACAGGCGATATTGGAGAAATTACATCCGATGGTTTCCTTAAAATAACCGATCGAAAAAAGGAAATGTTTAAGACAGCAGGTGGTAAATATATCGCGCCCCAATCCATTGAAAACAAACTCATGGAATCTACCTTAATCGGACAAGTCATGGTTTTCGGAGAAAATAGAAAATTTCCTGGAGCGTTGATTGTTCCTGCATTCGATGTGCTGTCCAAATGGGCAAACCAAAAAGGTATTTCCAGCGGTTCAAACGAAGAAATCATCAAAAATCCGGAAGTAATCCAAAAATATCAAGAAGAAATTAACCGATTATCTACTAATTTTGGACATTGGGAAATTGTCAAGAAATTTATTCTTCTTCCAAAGGAATGGACAATAAACGACGGTCAATTGACGCCAAAATTGAGTTTAAAACGAAAAATTATTTTAAAAGAGAACGAAGCTGTAATCGATAAATTGTATCAGGAACAAAACCAAGAGTAACAATTTGCACGATTATTGGAGCTGATTATCGTACTTATGAAGCACGTTAAACTACGAGATTTATTTACACTCGCTTACTGGAAAAGTATTTGGCATGTCCTAGTTGATGCCTTTAACGGATTCAATGATGACAAATGTATGAAGAAGAGCGCTTCATTGGCTTATTATACCGTCTTCTCTATCGGTCCACTTCTTATGATTGTGATCTGGTGTATCGGATTCTTCTATGGAGAACATCTTCAAAGTGGATCTTCGGCGCAGGATCAGGTATTGGAGGAAGTCATGGTTCTTTTTGGACAGGATGTGACTATGCAGATCCAGTCTTATCTTCAAAAGATAACTTTCGAGAATAAATCCAATATGGGGATCACGATAGGTATCGTTACATTGATCCTGTCTTCCACAACCTTATTCGTTGATATACAAGATTCAATAAACAATATCTGGAAAGTAAAACCTAAACCAAAAAAGGGATGGCTAAAATTAATCATCAACAGGTTGATCTCTTTTTCCATCGTGATCGCCTTGGGCTTTTTACTTATTGCCTCGCTCATGATTAACGGAGTTATCGTTGCCGTAACCAATTTAGTCATGACCTATTTCCCTTTCATTCCGATTGCACTAATTTCATGGGTCAATACAGGTATCACATTTTCGGTTATTGTCATTTTATTTGGCTTTATCTTTTCCTTTCTTCCCGATGCCAAAGTAAAATTCAGAGACATGCTTGGCGGAGCCATTTTTACGGGTTCACTTTTCATGTTAGGCAGGTACGGCATTTCAATTTATCTGAACCTTTCCTCCACAGCAAGTTTCTACGGCGCTGCGGGCTCTATTATAGTCATGTTGTTATGGATCTACTATTCGGCTGCAATATTGTATTTTGGGGCAGAATTCACCAAGTTTTATGCCATTAAATTTGGTGCAGGCATTGTACCTTCCACATTTGCGGTAGCGGTTGAACAGACGGAAAAAGTTAAAAAAACAGGAAGCGACGCCGAAGCACATGTTGGAGACACCATTCAGGTCTTAAAACAATAAATTTATTTTTTGTCTTTTTTACCACTGATGGAACCGTCTATACCGATGACGTCAATGACTTTGTCTCCAATCTGCGTGATATCGGATTTTAAACCGATCATGACGGTAAAAATATTAACAGGCCTATCCTGTATCTTCCTAAAATTATGGAGATAACCAAGCTCGATCCCTAAAAAGAAGCCATTAAATTTGTAATCTGCGCCAGCCCCCAATTTACTGGAGAAATTCAGGTGATTTTTATTCTCCATCTTGACGAGCTTTTGATCTGCCAGCACACGCGCTCTCGGCTCACTCGCCAGACCAACGCCAGGCCCAGCAAAACCGTAGATATTCAGTCTACGCATCTGTTTCCTGATCCCACCCGAGAATGAAAAAGTATAGAAATTCGTATTGGCATCTTCTATGCGGTATTCGAAATCGGGATCAATTAAGGGTTGTTTGTACTTAAATGAAAGTGTATAAAGCGTGGGGGATACAAAAAACATTGAATTTTTCAGGGATATATCTAAACCAATACTACCCGAAAACTTTGGCGAAAGTATATCTTTGGTTTTCCCGATCGGAAAACCCATTCCCGTTGTACCCCAATAGTAAACTTTTCGATAATGTATCGTATCAACGCCGCCCTGAGCCCGTATAGAGCTCCAACACAAAGAAAGAAGGAGAAAAGTA
The Sphingobacterium multivorum genome window above contains:
- a CDS encoding AMP-dependent synthetase/ligase, which produces MGRIFDFITLYKEKYAKDIMVAGRDGSGQWRTYSTKEYTDAIDTLSRALLKLGLKKGDRVGIMSGNRPEWNLVDFACNQIGLATVPLYPTLSAQDLSFIVNDSDVNVLFVSNSELTNRIEQAIREHGIHPQLYTFDAIEDYTQLKTFIETAKDDSTDLAPLRDAVTEDDLLTLIYTSGTTGRPKGVYLSHKNVYSNVLACNHLIRSDFKTALSFLPLCHIFERMVVYMYYSKGIQIYFSETLDNVVADINDVKPDVFTTVPRVLEKVYDKIIEKGKALMGLKKKIFFWAVDLGLKFQEPEHNGPFYNIKLAIARKLIFSKWQEALGGNIKIIVSGGAALQERLARVFWAAGLKVLEGYGLTETSPVIAVNSYLPHGLKFGTVGKPLKNLEVKIASDGEILVKGPSITTGYYKNEEATKEAFDDHGFFKTGDIGEITSDGFLKITDRKKEMFKTAGGKYIAPQSIENKLMESTLIGQVMVFGENRKFPGALIVPAFDVLSKWANQKGISSGSNEEIIKNPEVIQKYQEEINRLSTNFGHWEIVKKFILLPKEWTINDGQLTPKLSLKRKIILKENEAVIDKLYQEQNQE
- a CDS encoding M61 family metallopeptidase, whose amino-acid sequence is MDSDHFNIPEIHFEVSFSEVQAHYIEVKMSIAKLNQPYVDLKMPVWSPGSYLIREYAKNVERFRSFDKTGNTVAHQKISKNTWRIPTESLDQIEVIYAVYGFEVSVRTNFFDSDHAFIVPTATFFHIDGRIDNPSTVSIALKDSWASISTGLEQIEEHKFYAPNFDVLYDTPIEAGNQDVWKFQAAGVEHECAMVGGGSYDKERLTKDITRIVEEETRIWGSNPNERYVIITHNYQAGGGGLEHLNSTVLGASRNAYLNETSYKNYLSLVAHEYFHLWNVKRLRPKALGPFNYDGENYTTGLWIMEGFTSYYDNLIIKRCGFYDEKEYLALLANDFNIVLNRPGHAIQSAAASSFDTWIKYYRPDENSMNSGISYYNKGAMLTALLDIKIIAATEGRLKLDDVIREAYEEFYLKLDRGFEENELRSLAERIAGTSLDDIFNAAHQDGELDYNDYFNLVGYEIVDTNIDNNTLTLGITTNKVDGLISVATVEKGSGAYDSGLNVKDELIAINNNRLDVKDKEIDFIVQHAKEGETLNFLVARDGLVREIPVQIRKSNKKIYEIRPLKEQTFLQELLGKIWMA
- a CDS encoding glutathione peroxidase, with the translated sequence MIIATIMVYMSMLFGNPSFYDFKFTTLEGQEVKMSDFKGKKILIVNTASKCGFTKQYKDLEELHKTFGDKLVIIGFPANNFGQQEPGSNAQIQEFCEQNYGVDFLMAEKVDVKGDQISPLFKYLTAQENPDFKGDIKWNFEKFLIDENGKLVHRFRSATNPLDPAIVNWVENKK
- a CDS encoding YihY/virulence factor BrkB family protein — encoded protein: MKHVKLRDLFTLAYWKSIWHVLVDAFNGFNDDKCMKKSASLAYYTVFSIGPLLMIVIWCIGFFYGEHLQSGSSAQDQVLEEVMVLFGQDVTMQIQSYLQKITFENKSNMGITIGIVTLILSSTTLFVDIQDSINNIWKVKPKPKKGWLKLIINRLISFSIVIALGFLLIASLMINGVIVAVTNLVMTYFPFIPIALISWVNTGITFSVIVILFGFIFSFLPDAKVKFRDMLGGAIFTGSLFMLGRYGISIYLNLSSTASFYGAAGSIIVMLLWIYYSAAILYFGAEFTKFYAIKFGAGIVPSTFAVAVEQTEKVKKTGSDAEAHVGDTIQVLKQ
- a CDS encoding N-acetylglucosamine kinase, translating into MILVVDSGSSKSDWKLELPDSAPISFSTNGLNPFFVNEKEITRVIKEIPEIIPYADEVTELYFFGAGCITPDRREMVSNALTPLFENAYISVENDLFGSALATCGNKKGYVATLGTGSDLSFFDGEELMPSHNGNGYVLGDEGSGAYFGKNLVRLFLYGRMPKDLNEKFANKYRINKEIVIKNVYQKERPNAFLASFAPFMSDNITHPFIIDLVKSGFEEFVQASILTYPDYNKYACHFVGSIAYSFDLILREVCEAHQIQVGTILKSPINELFDAVLERESNSLLSL